One genomic window of Equus caballus isolate H_3958 breed thoroughbred chromosome 6, TB-T2T, whole genome shotgun sequence includes the following:
- the OR6C268 gene encoding olfactory receptor family 6 subfamily C member 268, which yields MRNYTALTAFILQGLTEDPQLQVFLFLFLFITYIFSVTGNLTIITLTLADPHLKTPMYYFLQNFSILEVSFTTFCIPRFLYSMSTGDKTITYSACFIQLFFIDLFGVTEFFLLATMSYDRYVAICKPLHYMTIMNNKVCKTMIICCWMVALMIILPPLSLDFHLEFCDSNVIDHFACDASPILKISCSDTRLLERVVIACAVLTFISTLVCVILSYLYIIRTILKFPSVQQRKKAFSTCSSHMIVVSITYGSCIFIYIKPSAKEEVNINKGVSLLISSVSPMLNPFIYTLRNKQVKQAFNDSLKKSCVPLETVICT from the coding sequence atgaGGAACTACACAGCACTAACAGCATTCATCCTTCAAGGACTGACGGAAGATCCTCAGctgcaggtttttctttttctttttctatttatcacCTACATTTTCAGCGTAACTGGAAATCTGACCATCATTACTCTAACCTTGGCAGATCCCCACCTTAAAACTCCCATGTATTATTTCCTCCAAAATTTCTCGATCTTAGAAGTCTCATTTACAACCTTCTGTATTCCAAGATTCCTATACAGTATGTCAACTGGGGACAAAACGATTACTTATAGTGCATGTTTCATTCAACTGTTTTTTATAGATCTCTTTGGGGtaactgaattttttcttttggctacTATGTCAtatgatcgctatgtggccatctgcaaaccctTGCATTATATGACAATCATGAACAACAAAGTGTGCAAAACAATGATTATCTGCTGTTGGATGGTAGCACTTATGATCATCTTACCTCCACTTAGCTTGGATTTTCATCTGGAATTCTGTGATTCGAATGTCATTGATCATTTTGCCTGTGATGCATCTCCTATCCTGAAGATCTCATGCTCAGACACACGGTTACTTGAGCGGGTAGTTATAGCCTGTGCTGTGCTGACCTTCATCAGCACTCTTGTATGTGTGATTCTCTCCTACTTATATATCATCAGGACAATTCTAAAATTCCCTTCTgttcaacaaaggaaaaaagcttttTCTACCTGTTCTTCCCACATGATTGTAGTTTCCATCACCTATGGCAGCTGCATCTTCATCTACATCAAACCATCCGCAAAAGAAGAGGTAAACATTAACAAAGGGGTGTCATTGCTTATTTCTTCTGTATCACCAATGCTGAATCCTTTTATATATACTCTGCGAAATAAGCAAGTTAAACAAGCTTTTAATGACTCACTCAAAAAAAGTTGCGTGCCTCTTGAAACGGTAATATGTACTTAA
- the LOC111772283 gene encoding olfactory receptor 6C2, translating into MRNHTATTFILLGLTDDPQLQGLLLIFLFFTYLLSVTGNLTIVSLTLVDSNLKTPMYFFLQNFSCLEILFTSTCVPRYLYNLSTGDKTITYCACAIQAFFADLFGVTEFFLLATMSYDRYIAICQPLHYTTIMSSTVCKTFILCCWMAGLLIILPPFSLSQNLEFCDSSVIDGFLCDVSPFLEISCSDTWVVEQMVIVCAVLTFITTLLCVVLSYICIIKTIIRFPSAQQRKKAFSTCSSHMIVVSITYGSCIFIYVKPSAKESAAINKGVAVLTTSIAPVLNPFIYTLRNKQVKQAFNVSIKRIMLSSKK; encoded by the coding sequence ATGAGAAACCATACAGCAACAACATTCATTCTCCTGGGACTAACAGATGATCCACAACTTCAGGgtctgcttttaatatttttattttttacgtACTTATTGAGTGTAACTGGGAACCTAACTATTGTCTCACTCACATTAGTGGATTCTAACCTTAAAACACCAATGTACTTTTTCCTACAAAATTTTTCCTGCTTAGAGATCTTATTCACATCGACGTGTGTTCCTAGATACTTATATAACCTATCAACAGGTGACAAGACTATTACCTACTGTGCTTGTGCCATTCAAGCATTTTTTGCTGATCTTTTTGGAGTGACTGAATTTTTTCTCCTGGCCAccatgtcctatgaccgctacATTGCCATCTGCCAACCCCTTCATTACACCACCATCATGAGCAGCACAGTCTGCAAAACATTCATCCTTTGCTGTTGGATGGCTGGCTTGTTAATCATACTCCCACCATTTAGCTTGAGCCAAAATCTGGAATTCTGTGACTCTAGTGTCATTGATGGCTTTCTATGTGATGTATCTCCCTTCCTGGAGATTTCATGCTCAGACACGTGGGTCGTTGAGCAGATGGTTATAGTCTGTGCTGTGTTGACCTTCATCACAACCCTTCTTTGTGTAGTTCTCTCCTACATATGCATAATCAAGACTATCATAAGATTCccttctgctcagcaaaggaaaaaagccttTTCTACCTGTTCTTCTCACATGATTGTGGTTTCTATCACCTACGGCAGCTGTATCTTCATTTATGTCAAACCTTCAGCAAAGGAATCAGCAGCTATTAATAAGGGTGTGGCAGTCCTCACTACTTCCATCGCTCCTGTGTTGAACCCCTTCATTTACACCTTGAGAAACAAGCAAGTAAAACAAGCCTTCAATGTGTCAATCAAAAGAATTATGTTATCTTCCAAGAAGTAA
- the OR6C202 gene encoding olfactory receptor family 6 subfamily C member 202 — MRNHTITSFILLGLADDPQLQVLIFVFLFLTYILSITGNLTIISLTLMDSHLKTPMYFFLQNFSLLEIAFTSACIPRYLYNIATGDRSITYNICVIQVFFIDVFGVTEFLLLAVMSYDRYVAICKPLHYVTIMNNRVCRSLVLCCWTAGVLIILPPLIMIVNLEFCDSNVIDYFFCDSSPILKISCSDTWLLEQMVIVCAVLAFITTLLCVVMSYMYIVKTILRFPLSQQRKRAFSTCSSHMIVVSITYGSCIFIYVKPSAKESVTINKSVTVLMTSIAPMLNPFIYTLRNKQVRQAFNDSFKRIALPSKK; from the coding sequence ACATCCTTCATTCTCCTTGGACTTGCAGATGACCCTCAGCTTCAAGTTCtaatttttgtgtttctatttctgACTTACATTTTGAGTATAACTGGGAATTTGACCATCATATCTCTTACTTTAATGGACTCTCATCTTAAAAcacccatgtactttttcctacAGAATTTTTCCTTATTAGAAATTGCATTTACATCTGCTtgtattcctagatatttatacAACATAGCAACAGGTGACAGGTCAATTACTTATAATATCTGTGTTATTCAAGTGttttttattgatgtatttgGAGTGACAGAATTTCTTCTGTTGGCTGTCATGTcttatgaccgctatgtggccatctgcaaacctcTGCATTATGTAACAATCATGAACAACAGAGTCTGTAGAAGTCTTGTCCTCTGCTGCTGGACAGCTGGTGTGTTGATCATACTGCCACCACTTATCATGATAGTAAATCTAGAATTCTGTGATTCTAATgtaattgattattttttctgtgaTTCATCTCCTATCTTGAAGATTTCATGCTCAGATACATGGCTTTTAGAGCAGATGGTGATAGTCTGTGCTGTATTGGCTTTCATCACTACCCTTCTGTGTGTTGTCATGTCTTACATGTACATTGTCAAAACCATTCTAAGATTCCCCTTGTCCCAGCAAAGGAAAAGGGCCTTTTCCACCTGTTCTTCTCACATGATTGTGGTTTCCATCACCTATGGAAGCTGTATCTTCATCTATGTCAAACCATCAGCAAAGGAATCAGTGACTATCAATAAGAGTGTGACAGTGCTAATGACATCCATTGCTCCCATGTTGAACCCATTCATTTACACTTTAAGAAACAAACAAGTGAGACAAGCCTTCAATGACTCATTCAAAAGAATTGCATTACCCTCAAAGAAGTAA